GCGCAACATGGTAACATCCCTGTTTGAGCACGAGAAAATTACCACCACTGATGCGCGTGCCAAAGAACTGCGGAAGTTGGCAGACAAGCTCATTACCCTTGGCAAACGCGGTGATCTGCATGCCCGTCGTCAAGCTCTGGAAGTTGTTTTCGACAAGACCATTGTCGCCAAACTTTTTGAACGGATAGCCCCGCGTTATGCAGATCGTCCTGGCGGTTATACCCGGATTGTCAAGCTCGGTTCGCGTTCTGGAGATAATGCTTCAACATCGATTATTGAGCTTGTGGAAGAGAACTTCACCCCGAAACCGAAAAAAGCCAAGCCCGTTGTTGCCGAATCGGGTGTTGCTGAGCCTGGTGCAGAGGCAGTTGAGGAAATTTCCAGCGTCGAAGAGGTTGCTGCGGAGACTGTTGAGCCTGCGACCGATGATGTTACGGAAGACGAGCAAAAAGACGAGCAAAAAGACGCTTGAGATTCACTTTATAACGCATAAAAAAGGCAGGGTCCGTGTGACCTTGCCTTTTATTATATGCTGAAAAATTTCTGAGGTTGGCTTCCAATAGTGGACACACTGTAAGGGCCGGACATTACATCTGGCCTTGTTTGCCCATCATTCACGAAAACATTTAAGGTTCAAAACCCCACCCCGCCGCCGACCGACAGGTGAACGAATGTGTCAACATATTCGTCTTTTACCGTCACCGAGCGGTAGTCAATTTTGACGACTTCCAGCCACTCGTCGCTGATCTTGTCGCATTCTCCATAGGATAGAGTAAGAGGCAGGGGATACCTGCCCATCCTCACCAAACCGTGTCATGAGGTCCTGTTTCCCTATGCCCCGACGATGCAGATGCAATCGCTTGATTATGGTGTCTCGCGTAAACTATCTTGTCCGGTTTGACGACAATTAAGAGGGCCGGTTGATTTTCGTTATTTTCTTAGGTGTTACTTCTTCCGATAGCTCTCTCCTTCGATTTCAATAATGCTGGCATGATGAATAAGCCGGTCGATCACGGCCACGGTCATCAACGTATCGACAAAGATTTGATCCCATTGGCTGCCGAAGTTTGACACTCTCAACGACATGAATTCCAAACTAAACTAGGGGACTTTCAGTCACTAAGAAACCGATGCACTTTCAGTGCATAGTGCTTTACTCAAGGACAATCAGTAAATCACCCTGATCGATCTGATCTCCTTCTTTAAAGCGGACCTCCGCAACGACGCCATCAGTTTTGGCTTTGACATTGGTCTCCATCTTCATTGCTTCGGTCGTCAGCACGGTTTCTCCCGCTGTGACCGTTTCTCCGACAGTCACCAGCAGTTTGAAAATTTTGCCCGGCATTGGCGCGCCGATCTGCTTGTCATCCCCCGAATCGGCTTTGTCATGCGTTACTTCGCTCGATTCGACAGACAGATCCTTGACCACGATCTGGCGTGGTT
This Desulfuromonadaceae bacterium DNA region includes the following protein-coding sequences:
- the rplQ gene encoding 50S ribosomal protein L17, with protein sequence MRHNNTGRRLGRNSSHRKSMLRNMVTSLFEHEKITTTDARAKELRKLADKLITLGKRGDLHARRQALEVVFDKTIVAKLFERIAPRYADRPGGYTRIVKLGSRSGDNASTSIIELVEENFTPKPKKAKPVVAESGVAEPGAEAVEEISSVEEVAAETVEPATDDVTEDEQKDEQKDA
- a CDS encoding ATP-binding protein translates to MSLRVSNFGSQWDQIFVDTLMTVAVIDRLIHHASIIEIEGESYRKK